From Streptomyces sp. NBC_00683, one genomic window encodes:
- a CDS encoding PucR family transcriptional regulator, whose protein sequence is MPALHARMAVRRGDFTGAVVARCAAEVPFYGELPRRTLEGEVTRSITAVHDLLLRALREDGVMGPGDLTRLIEWSGRRAEERVPLEAVIAAYLIGAEVWWQVLAETAEPEELTGAGAKLLACLHAAMPAVVLAHRNAQEDIHSEDKRVRRALLTALLAGRPYEDLAEAAQVTVVGGHEVVALAFESSPPSRLVQSSLEALAGVPVLMDHVAGIALLPGSCDLSGLPDSLGKDVGQSVFAAAAPAVEPTAVPAAAAEAGRVLDLVQRLGRPPGLYRLDDVLLEYQLARPGDALLRLAAKLDPLADHPYLLETLRVFVDHGHNRRRSASELCIHRNTLDYRLHRVSTLTGLDLTVPAEARLLQAALVAADLT, encoded by the coding sequence ATGCCTGCTCTGCACGCACGGATGGCTGTCCGCCGCGGTGACTTCACCGGCGCCGTCGTCGCTCGCTGTGCGGCGGAGGTGCCGTTCTACGGGGAACTGCCGCGCCGGACGCTCGAAGGTGAAGTGACGCGGTCGATCACCGCGGTGCACGATCTGCTGCTGCGGGCGCTGCGTGAGGACGGCGTGATGGGCCCGGGTGACCTGACCCGCCTCATCGAGTGGTCGGGGCGCCGGGCCGAGGAACGCGTTCCCCTGGAGGCGGTGATCGCCGCCTATCTCATCGGTGCCGAGGTGTGGTGGCAGGTCCTGGCCGAGACGGCGGAGCCCGAGGAGCTGACCGGCGCGGGAGCGAAGTTGCTGGCCTGCCTGCACGCGGCCATGCCTGCTGTCGTGCTCGCTCACCGGAATGCCCAGGAGGACATCCACAGCGAGGACAAGCGGGTACGGCGGGCGCTGCTGACCGCTCTGCTGGCCGGACGGCCGTACGAAGACCTGGCGGAGGCGGCACAGGTCACCGTGGTCGGCGGGCATGAGGTTGTCGCCCTGGCCTTCGAGTCGAGTCCGCCGTCCAGGCTGGTGCAGTCGTCGCTCGAGGCCCTCGCGGGCGTCCCGGTGCTGATGGATCACGTCGCCGGGATCGCGCTGCTGCCCGGCAGTTGCGACCTGTCCGGGCTGCCCGATTCCCTCGGGAAGGACGTGGGGCAGTCCGTGTTCGCGGCTGCTGCCCCGGCCGTGGAGCCGACGGCCGTTCCTGCCGCGGCGGCGGAGGCGGGGCGCGTGCTCGACCTCGTACAGCGCTTGGGACGACCGCCCGGGTTGTACCGGCTCGATGACGTGCTGCTGGAGTACCAGCTCGCGCGTCCCGGAGACGCGTTGCTGCGGCTGGCGGCCAAGCTCGACCCGCTGGCGGACCATCCGTACCTGCTGGAGACACTGCGTGTGTTCGTCGACCACGGGCACAACCGCCGCCGGAGCGCGTCCGAGCTCTGCATCCACCGCAACACGCTGGACTACAGATTGCACCGGGTGAGCACGCTGACCGGGTTGGACCTCACGGTCCCGGCCGAGGCGCGGCTGCTCCAGGCGGCACTCGTCGCCGCGGACCTCACCTGA
- a CDS encoding carboxylesterase/lipase family protein, which produces MDIIATTCRGKVRGRVRGGVATFLAIPYAAAPFGVHRFRAPAPVEPWEGVRDALEYGPIAPQRPYRPPLDQLIPEVDIAGEDCLHLNIWTPDTGGDAGGAPLPVIVWIHGGSLRNGSAAMPLYDGRAFARDGVVLVSINYRLGVEGFGVFPDAPDNRGLLDQIAALTWVKENIAAFGGDPARVTVCGESAGAVSIAALMTSPRAAGLFHRAILQSGPPQTVTRGQGSKTVRAMAKELRVPATAEEFAAVDRERLLDVQDAVVGRADPISGGPGFHIVVDDDVVPADPPLPSVDLLLGCNREEYRLWFVPGGAVDRTSRLTLRLALLKFRIPGRVARLYRASRRGAKPGVILGEMATDLLLRGPLNRLADSRPARTFLYEFAWRSPILGLGACHALEIGFVFDNLRHGESLTGPDAPQPLADAMHRAWVDFATSGDPGWSAWDARRPVMVFDHPGTGTVLAPRQEELRAWL; this is translated from the coding sequence ATGGACATCATCGCGACCACCTGCCGAGGGAAGGTCCGAGGCCGCGTCCGCGGAGGAGTCGCCACCTTCCTCGCGATCCCCTACGCCGCCGCGCCCTTCGGCGTCCACCGGTTCCGTGCCCCCGCGCCCGTCGAACCGTGGGAAGGGGTTCGTGACGCGCTGGAGTACGGGCCGATCGCTCCGCAACGCCCCTACCGGCCGCCCCTCGACCAGCTGATCCCCGAGGTGGACATCGCGGGGGAGGACTGTCTCCACCTCAACATCTGGACTCCTGATACCGGTGGCGATGCAGGTGGGGCACCGCTGCCGGTGATCGTGTGGATCCACGGGGGGTCCCTGCGGAACGGTTCGGCCGCCATGCCGCTGTACGACGGCCGCGCCTTCGCACGCGACGGAGTGGTCCTCGTCTCGATCAACTACCGGCTCGGGGTCGAAGGGTTCGGTGTCTTCCCCGACGCGCCCGACAACCGCGGGCTGCTGGACCAGATCGCCGCTCTGACCTGGGTGAAGGAGAACATCGCGGCCTTCGGCGGAGACCCCGCACGCGTCACCGTGTGCGGCGAGTCCGCAGGAGCCGTCAGCATCGCCGCCCTGATGACCAGCCCCCGCGCGGCCGGCCTGTTCCACCGGGCGATCCTGCAGAGCGGCCCCCCGCAGACCGTGACGCGCGGTCAGGGCTCGAAGACCGTGAGGGCGATGGCGAAGGAGCTGCGTGTGCCCGCCACGGCGGAGGAGTTCGCCGCGGTGGACCGCGAGCGGCTGCTCGATGTGCAGGACGCCGTGGTCGGCAGGGCCGATCCGATCAGCGGCGGGCCGGGCTTCCATATCGTGGTCGACGACGACGTGGTGCCGGCCGATCCACCGCTTCCGTCGGTCGACCTGCTGCTGGGCTGCAACCGGGAGGAGTACCGCCTGTGGTTCGTGCCCGGTGGGGCGGTGGACCGCACCAGCCGGCTCACGCTGCGGCTGGCACTGCTGAAGTTCCGGATCCCGGGCCGGGTGGCACGGCTCTACCGGGCTTCCCGTCGGGGCGCGAAGCCGGGGGTGATCCTCGGAGAGATGGCCACGGACCTCCTGCTGCGCGGGCCCCTCAACCGGCTTGCCGACTCCCGGCCGGCCCGCACGTTCCTCTACGAGTTCGCCTGGCGCTCGCCGATTCTGGGACTGGGTGCGTGCCACGCCCTGGAGATCGGCTTCGTCTTCGACAACCTCCGCCACGGCGAGTCACTGACGGGGCCGGACGCCCCTCAGCCGCTGGCCGACGCCATGCACCGGGCGTGGGTCGACTTCGCCACCTCCGGGGACCCCGGCTGGTCCGCGTGGGACGCACGCCGGCCGGTCATGGTCTTCGACCATCCGGGCACGGGTACGGTCCTGGCACCGCGGCAGGAGGAGCTGCGGGCTTGGCTGTAG
- a CDS encoding alpha/beta hydrolase family protein, protein MLWRRNLLVPLAALTLVLSASVGAGAASASTPVGAPTAAATGDFGAPGPYATTVEVGAITTLYYPRDIASSDRRHPVIVWGNGTNGIPLVYRDLLLHWASQGFIVAAANTPQSNLGISMRAGIDMLTRRNADPASIFLNHVDLEHIGASGHSQGGAAAIVVGADPRIDTILPIQPGPLADIDAVHVPALLLAGEKDSIVFPFLVKAFYDAADHIPALYGELRGADHFTVVGDPGPFAAPTTAWFRAHLMGDGTARAQFFGPGCGICTDTTTWSDVRRNSLALSVPATAP, encoded by the coding sequence GTGCTGTGGAGAAGGAATCTGCTCGTCCCGTTGGCCGCACTCACGCTCGTCCTGTCCGCATCGGTCGGCGCGGGCGCAGCGTCGGCATCCACCCCCGTGGGCGCCCCGACGGCCGCGGCCACCGGTGACTTCGGTGCCCCAGGCCCTTACGCCACCACTGTGGAAGTCGGAGCGATCACCACCCTGTACTACCCGCGCGACATCGCGAGCAGCGATCGCCGCCACCCCGTGATCGTGTGGGGCAACGGCACCAACGGCATTCCCCTCGTCTACCGGGACCTGCTGCTCCACTGGGCCAGTCAGGGCTTCATCGTCGCCGCGGCGAACACCCCGCAGTCCAACCTCGGCATCTCCATGCGGGCGGGCATCGACATGCTCACCCGCAGGAATGCCGACCCGGCCAGCATCTTCCTCAACCATGTCGACCTCGAACACATCGGCGCATCGGGTCACTCTCAGGGCGGTGCGGCCGCCATCGTCGTCGGAGCGGACCCCCGCATCGACACCATCCTGCCGATCCAGCCCGGTCCGCTGGCCGACATCGACGCGGTGCACGTACCCGCGCTCCTCCTGGCGGGTGAGAAGGACAGCATCGTCTTCCCCTTCCTCGTCAAGGCCTTCTACGACGCCGCCGACCACATCCCGGCCCTCTACGGCGAGCTGCGCGGGGCCGATCACTTCACGGTCGTCGGCGACCCCGGTCCGTTCGCCGCTCCGACCACCGCGTGGTTCCGTGCCCATCTCATGGGCGACGGGACGGCCCGTGCCCAGTTCTTCGGCCCCGGCTGCGGCATCTGCACCGACACCACCACCTGGTCCGACGTCCGGCGGAACAGCCTGGCCCTGAGCGTCCCGGCCACCGCCCCGTAA
- a CDS encoding DUF4232 domain-containing protein, which yields MLRRHVLAPIAIVSITLVAAGCAGASGTSEPIGATSAAPGSTAPGKERPSDVSSSLPAAAAVAPDDSAGSEPAAAGPGSRRCRAEGLGMSLGRADAGAGQVYYRLTFENKSQASCTLRGFPGVSLIKRDGSVIGVPAGREGGMRDQTVIGPGRTAGVTLHTLNQGIEDSGCWDRPDYLRVYPPGSTEALTLRAPQLRICGDRFTTTATGG from the coding sequence ATGCTCCGTCGGCATGTCCTCGCCCCGATCGCCATCGTTTCGATCACCCTCGTGGCGGCCGGCTGCGCCGGTGCCTCGGGCACGTCCGAACCGATCGGGGCGACGTCTGCCGCGCCCGGCAGTACCGCACCGGGCAAGGAACGCCCCTCCGACGTGTCCTCCTCCCTCCCCGCAGCGGCCGCGGTCGCCCCCGACGACTCAGCCGGTTCGGAGCCTGCGGCGGCCGGGCCGGGTTCCCGGCGCTGCAGGGCCGAAGGTCTGGGCATGAGTCTGGGCCGTGCCGACGCGGGAGCGGGGCAGGTCTACTACCGGCTCACGTTCGAGAACAAGTCCCAGGCCTCATGCACGCTGCGTGGCTTCCCCGGTGTCTCACTGATCAAGCGTGACGGCAGCGTGATCGGGGTTCCGGCCGGGCGCGAGGGCGGAATGCGGGACCAGACCGTGATCGGACCCGGTAGGACCGCGGGCGTCACCCTGCACACACTGAATCAGGGAATCGAGGACTCGGGCTGCTGGGACCGGCCCGACTACCTGAGGGTCTATCCGCCCGGTTCCACGGAGGCACTCACCCTGCGCGCCCCCCAACTCCGTATCTGTGGCGACCGCTTCACCACCACGGCGACAGGCGGCTGA